Proteins found in one Pelmatolapia mariae isolate MD_Pm_ZW linkage group LG7, Pm_UMD_F_2, whole genome shotgun sequence genomic segment:
- the phyhd1 gene encoding phytanoyl-CoA dioxygenase domain-containing protein 1, with translation MDFMTDQDVQRYQEDGYVVLDGLLTSQECDELRQRMAEIVERMDVPEHCRTTFSTYHDEQLKKQGNADYFITSGDKIRFFFEKGVFDDKGEFTVPKQRSLNKVGHALHAYEPLYKKVTLSPKVQGIAKKLGLVSPVILQSMFIFKQPGIGGEVTPHQDATFLYTEPLGRVMGVWIALEDATINNGCLWFIPGSHNSGITRRMVRTPKGTFPLTDFIGREQAYDDEKFVAAPVKKGGVILIHGEVVHRSAENTSEESRHVYTFHIMEAQQTRWSPDNWLQPTEDLPFPPLYT, from the exons ATGGATTTTATGACAGATCAGGATGTGCAGAGG TACCAGGAGGATGGATACGTGGTTCTGGACGGGCTGCTGACCTCTCAGGAGTGTGATGAACTGAGGCAGAGGATGGCAGAGATTGTGGAGCGGATGGATGTCCCCGAACACTGCCGCACCACCTTCTCCACCTACCATGATGAGCAGCTAAAAAAACAG GGAAATGCTGACTATTTCATCACAAGTGGAGATAAGATCCGATTCTTCTTTGAGAAAGGGGTTTTTGATGACAAAG GGGAGTTTACTGTACCCAAGCAGCGGTCACTAAATAAAGTTGGACATG cactGCATGCCTATGAGCCGTTGTACAAAAAGGTTACACTTTCGCCCAAAGTCCAG GGCATAGCTAAAAAGCTGGGCCTAGTGAGTCCTGTGATTCTCCAAAGTATGTTCATATTTAAG CAACCAGGCATCGGTGGGGAAG TGACTCCACACCAAGATGCTACATTTCTGTACACGGAGCCCCTGGGCAGAGTTATGGGGGTATGGATTGCCCTGGAAGATGCTACTATTAACAATGGCTGTCTGTGGTTTATCCCAGGATCACACAACA GCGGTATCACTAGACGTATGGTGCGTACTCCAAAGGGCACCTTTCCTCTGACCGACTTTATCGGTAGAGAGCAGGCATATGATGACGAGAAGTTTGTTGCTGCACCAGTGAAAAAAG GTGGTGTTATCCTGATCCACGGAGAGGTGGTGCATCGAAGTGCTGAAAACACCTCTGAAGAGTCTCGTCATGTCTACACCTTCCACATCATGGAAGCCCAGCAGACCCGCTGGAGCCCTGACAACTG GTTGCAGCCCACTGAAGACCTCCCTTTCCCACCTCTCTACACTTGA
- the dolk gene encoding dolichol kinase, whose amino-acid sequence MQINPVHVESTVVLAVVLCVHMAVWNQHSWCSIALVIQAFYVQHKWDRLLRSGGAVFQFRPSANSGIVPASMVMPLLGLALREKCSASGNVYFERFSMVITITGMMLALFLSLIALGITRPVPTNTCVIAGMAGSAILYTTKQTLTVSEVIEVLEVLLIFVYLSLIVLYLLPRCFTPGEALLIVGGISFIVNQLIKRSLNLAEVKGDPVNYFLPVLMVGSLLLGVFFALLFCFMESESWGSSLFFHMMTAVLGLGILMPWLSLFIGRHPLMWLLDFITLNDRRLCLLAYWVFLSVVASCVVLHQNCQRQSGSKKHQASTIVRKYFHLIVVATYIPGLIYDRQLLHVASVGCLAVFLFLEYVRYFRIRPLGQLLRQLLTLFLDERDSGPLILTHVYLLLGMSLPIWLFPGPCAPKGILPGAGGLVPYAGVLAVGVGDTVASVFGSTMGEIHWPGTKKTLEGTATSVFAQIIAVAMFLIFDSSINLNTTYSWIVGSITLVAMLEAYTSQIDNLLLPLYLFILLLL is encoded by the coding sequence ATGCAAATCAACCCAGTGCACGTGGAGTCCACTGTAGTTTTGGCAGTGGTACTATGTGTCCACATGGCGGTCTGGAACCAGCACTCCTGGTGCAGCATAGCCCTGGTGATCCAGGCTTTCTATGTGCAGCATAAATGGGACCGTCTGCTCAGGTCTGGGGGTGCTGTGTTCCAGTTTCGCCCTTCAGCGAACAGCGGCATCGTTCCGGCATCTATGGTGATGCCTTTGTTGGGCCTGGCACTGAGAGAAAAGTGCTCTGCCTCAGGGAATGTCTACTTTGAACGCTTCTCCATGGTGATCACCATCACAGGCATGATGCTAGCCCTGTTCCTCTCCCTGATTGCACTGGGAATCACAAGACCTGTTCCCACCAACACTTGTGTGATTGCAGGAATGGCCGGCAGTGCAATTCTCTACACCACAAAGCAGACCCTGACGGTGTCTGAGGTCATAGAGGTTTTGGAAGTGCTGCTGATCTTTGTCTATCTCAGCCTGATTGTGCTTTATCTGCTGCCACGCTGCTTCACACCCGGAGAGGCGCTCCTCATTGTCGGTGGAATCAGCTTCATCGTGAACCAGCTCATCAAGCGCTCCCTGAACCTGGCGGAGGTCAAAGGTGACCCGGTGAACTATTTCCTCCCGGTGTTAATGGTGGGCTCGCTGCTGCTGGGCGTTTTCTTTGCCCTGCTCTTTTGTTTCATGGAGTCTGAGAGCTGGGGGTCATCGCTCTTCTTTCACATGATGACAGCCGTTCTGGGTCTGGGGATCTTGATGCCCTGGCTGTCTTTGTTCATCGGTCGCCACCCCCTCATGTGGTTGTTGGACTTCATCACGTTGAATGACAGGAGACTCTGCCTGCTGGCGTACTGGGTGTTTCTGTCTGTTGTGGCAAGTTGCGTTGTGCTACATCAGAACTGTCAGCGCCAGTCAGGTTCCAAGAAGCACCAGGCGTCGACCATCGTCAGGAAGTACTTCCATCTGATTGTAGTGGCCACCTACATTCCAGGGTTGATCTACGACAGGCAGCTGCTCCACGTGGCATCTGTGGGTTGCCTGGCGGTTTTCTTGTTCTTGGAGTATGTGCGTTACTTTCGAATCAGGCCTCTCGGTCAGCTGCTCAGGCAGTTGCTCACTCTGTTCCTGGACGAGCGGGACTCTGGGCCTCTCATCCTCACCCACGTTTACCTGCTACTGGGCATGTCTTTGCCCATTTGGCTGTTTCCTGGACCCTGTGCCCCTAAGGGAATACTTCCAGGGGCGGGTGGCCTGGTGCCCTACGCAGGTGTGCTCGCGGTGGGAGTTGGAGACACTGTGGCCTCTGTGTTTGGCAGTACCATGGGGGAGATCCATTGGCCTGGCACCAAGAAAACCTTAGAGGGGACCGCGACATCTGTGTTCGCCCAGATCATCGCCGTGGCCATGTTTCTCATCTTTGACAGCAGCATCAATCTGAACACCACCTACTCATGGATTGTTGGCTCCATCACTCTGGTGGCCATGCTGGAAGCCTACACCTCCCAAATAGACAATCTGCTGCTTCCACTCTACCTCTTCATCCTCCTGTTGCTTTGA
- the nup188 gene encoding nucleoporin NUP188, with the protein MAESEMSVRSCRELWTILLGRSALREPAQIEVELDRHWDRLHQGLSYYKPPSSSSAEKVKENKDVAQPLKDFGLRISKLLSLDEQQSVQLLQCYLQEDYRGTRDSLKVVLKDERQSQALLLKIADYYYEERMCLLRCVLLLLTYFQDERHPYRAEYSDCVKKLEKDLVSKYQLQFESLFKAEAPTWETHGNLMTERQVSRWFLQCLREQSLLLEIIFLYYAYFEMNPSDLLNFTKMFKEQGFGLRQTNRHLVDKSMDALVDRIGYLSALILVEGMDIDFLHKCALEDCTDQHQFSSAPDVVKEMDQLLLTFGDIPHHAPVLLAWVLLRHTLRPDDTSPVIRRIGNTALQLGVFKYLSTMLKGLGVSGNNCTASTAKMCVYGLLSFVITSFEEESLQTDGVATQSSHLIDAACEVLSAPSLAEIFWELKPNMGLGMILDSAVGMFPHKIGPLLQLLTALLSNKSTVKKVYNFLDKMSFYTQVYKHKPNDIISNDDETLWRRQAPKLLYPLGTGQTNLWMPQGVLGQVMSPGEQGYVVRWEYSYSSWTLFTCEVEMLLHVVSTADVLAHCARVKPILDLVHKIISTDWTVSDCLLPLTSRIYMLLQRLTSIINPPVDVIASCVNCLSVLAARMPGKVWSSLHHTGFLPFASNPLTSMAQCISAEGMKAGNYGNLLVQIEQPRGEYAVTIAFLRLITTLVKGQLGSTQNKGLIPCVLLVLKEMLPTYHKWRYNTYGVRERIGCLILELIHAILNLSPEGEDQGSAPSLQSLCIYSLANTEAGQAVVNIMGVGVDTIDVVLAAQPSSCGSEGPGQMLIQTVKLAFSVTNNVIRLKPPSDTVSPLEQALTQHGGHGNNLIVVLAKYIYHKHDPALPRLAIQLLKRLATVAPMSVYACLGSDAAAIRDAFLTRLQSKTEDMRIKVMILEFLTVAVETQPGLIELFLNLEVKDGNEGSKEFLLGEWSCLHVVLDLIDSKQQGKYWCPPLLHRAGLAFLLALWQDRRDSAISVLRTKERFWENLTTPLFGTLTPPSDTTEPCVLETCAFVMKIIGLEIYYVVSGSLEQSLKDGLQKFSNARRYEYWSQYVKSLVCHVAEMEEEGICYFTEAQMLISAWRMLLILSTNHSDVMHLTEDSTKLTLFMDVLDGTKAALTTPTSAPCLRLGSMMATVLLILLKQWRSVVASAPDILSPLSLILESVLQADQQLMERTKAKIFSALISVLQIQGLDGGDISQLPQLLLSVCETVKDEALALIDNMRHTSQLGDTVEDEDSMETDSPRGPQKDQRDGVCVLALHLAKELCRTDEDGEHWVSVMRKVPLLPSVLSAVELSLRMKRNLYFTEAALHLLLTLARTPQGAAAVAGAGVTQTICLPLLSVYEVSPNGTSQSFSRKSQDLACWPGVYRLCMSLMESLLKTLRYNFINEALDFVGVHQERILQCLNAVRTVQSLACLDEADHTVGFLLQLSSFCKEWQFHLPKLLRDVQVNLCYLCQTCTHLLHSKKMLHHYLQAKNGEALPPGPLPRTQRPTQTSTKEAAGGGEREEAEQKALLAVQCSLLKILSKTLATLQHFTPDCCQILLDQSMDLAEYSTLFVLSFTTPAFDPDVAPSFGTLLATINVSLSMLSEMEKKKEPVSLSIASLASSEEIQALKSLLMFTMENCFYVLISQAVRCLKDPSILPRDKQRLKQELSSELSTLLSSLSRHFRRGSPSSPASAILPSTQSKPPTPGSKASHEGQEPFIQLVQAFVRLVQR; encoded by the exons ATGGCGGAATCGGAGATGAGCGTCAG GAGCTGTAGGGAATTATGGACCATATTGCTGGGGAGGTCTGCGTTGAGAGAGCCG GCTCAGATAGAGGTAGAGCTCGACAGACACTGGGATAGACTCCATCAAGGACTTAGTTACTACAAGCCACCCAG CTCATCCTCTGCTGAGAAAGTAAAAGAGAACAAAGATGTTGCACAGCCCCTGAAGGACTTTGGTCTAAGGATCAGTAAATTATTG AGTCTCGATGAACAGCAGAGTGTTCAGCTTTTGCAGTGCTACCTACAGGAGGACTACAGAGGAACCCGTGATTCATTAAAG GTTGTACTCAAGGATGAGCGGCAAAGCCAGGCACTACTGCTTAAG ataGCAGACTATTACTATGAGGAACGCATGTGTTTGCTCAGATGTGTCCTTCTCCTGCTCACATACTTTCAGGATGAGCGACATCCCTACAGG GCTGAGTATAGTGACTGTGTCAAAAAGCTGGAGAAGGACCTGGTGAGCAAATACCAGTTGCAGTTTGAGAGTCTCTTCAAGGCAGAGGCACCAACATGGGAAACTCACGGAAACCTCATG acgGAGCGGCAGGTGTCAAGATGGTTCCTGCAGTGTCTGAGAGAACAGTCTCTGCTGCTCGAGATCATCTTTCTGTATTATGCTTACTTTGAGATGAACCCATCTGACCTTCTGAACTTCACCAAGATGTTCAAAGAACAAGGCTTCGGTTTGCGGCAGACTAACAGACACCTGGTAGATAAGAGCATGGATGCGCTGGTCGACCGGATCGG ATACCTGAGCGCGCTCATCCTGGTTGAAGGAATGGACATAGACTTCTTGCACAAGTGTGCTCTTGAGGATTGTACAGATCAGCACCAGTTCTCTAGTGCTCCTGACGTGGTTaag GAAATGGATCAGCTGCTGCTGACATTTGGTGACATCCCTCATCATGCACCGGTATTGTTGGCCTGGGTCCTGCTAAGACACACACTTAGACCAGATGATACCAGCCCTGTGATCAGGAGGATAGGCAACACCGCCCTCCAGCTGGGTGTTTTCAAGTACCTTTCAACCATGCTCAAAGGTCTTGGAGTCTCAGGGAACAAT tGTACAGCAAGCACAGCAAAAATGTGCGTCTATGGTCTCCTCTCATTTGTGATCACCTCTTTTGAAGAAGAAAGTTTACAG ACTGATGGTGTCGCGACTCAGAGCTCCCACCTTATCGATGCTGCCTGTGAGGTCCTTTCTGCTCCAAGTCTGGCTGAAATCTTTTGGGAATTG AAGCCAAACATGGGATTGGGAATGATCCTGGACAGCGCAGTGGGGATGTTTCCTCATAAGATCGGACCCTTGCTGCAGCTTCTAACTGCACTGCTTTCAAACAAGTCGACTGTTAAAAAG GTGTACAACTTCTTGGATAAAATGTCCTTCTACACTCAAGTTTACAAACATAAGCCTAATGACATCATCTCCAATGACGACGAGACACTGTGGAGGAGGCAAGCTCCCAAACTCCTCTATCCTCTCG GCACAGGCCAGACTAACCTGTGGATGCCACAGGGAGTGCTGGGCCAGGTGATGAGTCCAGGTGAGCAAGGCTACGTGGTACGCTGGGAGTATTCCTACAGCTCCTGGACTCTCTTCACATGCGAGGTGGAGATGCTGCTCCATGTTGTTTCCACTGCAG ATGTTTTAGCACATTGTGCCCGCGTGAAGCCCATCTTGGATCTAGTCCATAAGATCATAAGCACAGACTGGACAGTGTCTGACTGCCTCCTGCCTCTCACCTCACGCATTTACATGTTGCTGCAGAG GTTAACATCCATCATCAACCCCCCAGTGGATGTGATTGCTTCCTGTGTAAACTGCCTTTCTGTGCTGGCTGCAAGGATGCCAGGGAAG GTGTGGTCCAGTCTGCACCACACTGGCTTCCTCCCCTTTGCCTCCAACCCTCTGACAAGCATGGCCCAGTGCATAAG tgCTGAGGGGATGAAGGCAGGTAACTATGGCAACCTGTTAGTTCAGATTGAGCAGCCCAGAGGAGAATATGCCGTGACTATTGCCTTCCTTCGTCTCATTACAACTCTGGTTAAG GGTCAGCTCGGCAGCACTCAGAACAAAGGTCTGATCCCGTGTGTGCTGCTGGTGTTGAAGGAGATGCTGCCCACGTACCATAAGTGGCGTTACAACACCTATGGTGTCAGAGAGAGGATAG gTTGTCTTATTTTGGAGCTGATCCATGCCATTCTCAATCTGAGCCCAGAGGGAGAGGACCAGGGCAG CGCTCCCAGCCTGCAGTCTCTGTGTATCTATAGCCTTGCAAATACAGAAGCTGGACAGGCAGTTGTCAATATAATGGGAGTTGGAGTTGACACCATAGATGTGGTCCTGGCTGCACAGCCCAGCAG CTGTGGCTCTGAGGGTCCTGGTCAGATGCTCATCCAGACTGTCAAACTGGCCTTTTCTGTCACAAACAACGTAATCCGTTTGAAACCGCCTTCAGACACAGTGTCCCCACTGGAGCAGGCGCTGACACAGCACGGTGGCCACGGCAATAATCTAATAGTCGTCCTAGCTAAATATATCTACCACAAACACGATCCAGCACTCCCTCGTCTCGCAATCCAGCTGCTCAAAAGGCTCGCCACA GTGGCTCCCATGTCGGTCTACGCTTGTCTCGGGAGCGATGCAGCAGCCATCCGCGATGCGTTCCTCACTCGGCTGCAGAGCAAAACGGAAGACATGAGGATCAAAGTCATGATCCTTGAGTTTCTCACCGTCGCTGTGGAAACCCAGCCTGGCCTCATTGAGCTGTTTCTCAACCTGGAAGTCAAAGATGGAAACGAAGGATCAAAG GAGTTCCTGCTGGGTGAGTGGAGCTGTCTTCATGTCGTGTTGGACCTGATCGACTCCAAACAGCAGGGCAAGTACTGGTGCCCCCCACTGCTACACCGAGCAGGTCTGGCCTTCCTCCTGGCCCTCTGGCAGGATCGCAGGGATAGTGCCATCTCTGTCTTACGTACAAA agAGAGGTTTTGGGAGAATTTGACGACGCCTCTTTTTGGAACCCTCACCCCACCTTCAGACACCACAGAG CCTTGCGTTCTGGAGACCTGTGCTTTTGTCATGAAAATCATCGGCCTGGAGATCTACTATGTTGTCAG CGGCTCTTTGGAACAGTCCTTGAAGGACGGGCTTCAGAAGTTCTCCAACGCACGACGCTATGAGTACTGGTCACAGTACGTCAAGTCACTGGTGTGCCATGTGGCAGAGATGGAGGAAGAAGGCATCTGCTACTTCACAGAGGCCCAGATGTTGATCTCTGCCTGGCGGATGTTGCTGATTCTTTCCACTAACCAC tctgATGTGATGCACTTAACTGAGGACTCAACTAAGCTGACCCTTTTCATGGATGTCCTAGATGGGACTAAAGCTGCT TTGACAACGCCCACGTCTGCGCCTTGTCTTCGACTTGGATCCATGATGGCCACTGTACTTCTCATCCTCCTTAAACAGTGGAGAAG TGTGGTAGCTTCAGCTCCGGACATCCTGTCTCCCCTCTCCCTTATCCTGGAGAGTGTCCTGCAGGCTGACCAGCAGCTGATGGAGAGGACCAAAGCCAAAATCTTCTCCGCACTCATTTCTGTGCTGCAGATTCAGGGACTGGACG GTGGAGATATTTCCCAGCTGCCCCAGTTGTTGCTGTCTGTATGTGAGACGGTGAAAGATGAGGCCCTGGCACTTATTGACAACATGCGACACACGAGCCAGTTGGGAGACACAGTGGAGGACGAGGACAGCATGGAGACGGACTCTCCTCGGGGCCCACAGAAGGACCAGAGAGACGGG GTGTGTGTTTTGGCGCTCCACTTGGCGAAGGAGCTGTGCCGCACTGATGAGGATGGTGAGCACTGGGTCTCAGTGATGAGGAAGGtccccctcctcccctcagTGCTCAGTGCCGTTGAACTGAGCCTTCGCATGAAACGCAACCTGTACTTTACTGAGGCTGCACTTCACCTGCTGCTCACGCTGGCCCGTACTCCGCag GGGGCAGCAGCTGTGGCAGGAGCGGGAGTCACTCAGACCATCTGCCTGCCTCTTTTGAGTGTGTATGAGGTTTCACCAAATGGCACATCACag AGCTTCTCCCGGAAGTCCCAGGATTTGGCCTGCTGGCCCGGGGTGTACCGCCTCTGCATGTCTCTAATGGAGAGTCTGCTTAAGACGTTGCGCTACAACTTCATCAACGAAGCCCTGGACTTTGTCGGAGTGCATCAGGAACGTATACTACAG TGTCTGAATGCAGTGAGGACCGTGCAGAGCCTGGCCTGCCTGGATGAGGCCGATCACACAGTTGGTTTTCTGCTGCAGCTCTCGAGCTTCTGTAAGGAGTGGCAGTTTCACCTGCCCAAACTGCTCAGAGATGTTCAG GTAAACCTTTGTTATCTGTGCCAGACCTGCACCCATCTGCTCCACAGCAAAAAGATGCTTCATCACTACCTCCAG GCTAAAAACGGTGAGGCTTTGCCCCCTGGTCCCTTACCCAGGACACAGCGGCCCACTCAAACATCAACTAAAGAAGCAGCAGGTGGAGGGGAAAGGGAGGAGGCGGAGCAGAAGGCACTGCTAGCTGTGCAGTGCAGTCTTCTAAAGATCCTCAGCAAAACCCTGGCAACTCTGCAGCACTTCACCCCAGACTGCTGCCAGATACTCCTGGACCAG TCTATGGACCTGGCCGAGTACAGCACGCTCTTCGTGCTTAGCTTCACAACTCCGGCTTTTGACCCTGACGTGGCTCCTTCATTTGGGACCCTGCTGGCCACCATCAATGTCAGCCTGAGCATGTTGAGCGAG atggagaagaagaaggaacCGGTTTCCCTGAGTATAGCATCACTAGCTTCATCAGAGGAGATCCAAGCACTGAA GTCACTCCTCATGTTCACCATGGAGAACTGTTTCTACGTGTTGATCTCTCAGGCTGTTCGGTGCCTCAAAGATCCTTCCATCCTCCCTCGAGACAAACAGAGGCTCAAGCAAGAGCTCAGCTCAGAACTG AGCACTCTTCTCTCAAGCCTCTCCCGCCATTTCCGGAGGGGCTCGCCATCATCTCCTGCCAGCGCCATCCTCCCCTCTACCCAGTCCAAACCCCCTACGCCGGGCTCCAAGGCGAGTCATGAGGGTCAGGAGCCATTCATCCAGCTTGTTCAGGCCTTCGTCAGACTTGTGCAGAGATAG